In Thermomonas carbonis, a single genomic region encodes these proteins:
- a CDS encoding PDZ domain-containing protein: protein MTFASKTLALAIGLAVAGLAIAQTAPTPAQQKELDAARAQLDQAAQRYAELARKYGDADAPIRIEKRVLRKPVIGVVLAADEQAGVRIAAVTPGSAAAGAGLQSGDRITSVYSRRLDAGDGAARVAQARELLAAIEADTPVLLSYERNGKPATLSLTPKVDDRVMVMQGPGGASFDGDVKVLVGDDGAVREIAADRIHVQAGEARAHAVEARARALAARERTEWVMVAPDVRTEVIRLGSDCKGDDCKLPVLAEAFRWNGLNLASVDAGLGRYFGASTGVLVLSTGKELEGLQAGDVIRSIGGKDVGSPREAMDALRAQPAGGKVAISYLRDRNVATAQVNVPKAMTFMLPRVAAAPRVPGKPGAIEHRKMVIVGSDGKVQTFEGGDGLAPHALPKDGPRVEKRRYVMVDKDGKRMEWEGDAGDTAPAWVQALPKDASQRQVRKIVMVDADGKTTEIETYDPPPPPAPPAPPAPPAPPSPAGR from the coding sequence ATGACATTTGCATCCAAAACCCTGGCGCTCGCGATCGGCCTGGCAGTGGCCGGACTGGCCATCGCCCAGACCGCACCCACGCCCGCGCAACAGAAGGAACTCGACGCCGCCCGCGCGCAGCTCGACCAGGCCGCGCAGCGCTACGCCGAACTCGCCCGCAAATACGGCGATGCCGACGCGCCGATCCGTATCGAGAAGCGCGTGTTGCGCAAGCCGGTAATCGGTGTGGTCCTGGCCGCGGACGAACAGGCCGGCGTGCGCATCGCAGCGGTCACTCCGGGCAGTGCCGCCGCCGGTGCCGGGCTCCAGAGTGGAGACCGCATCACCAGCGTCTACAGCCGGCGGCTGGATGCCGGCGATGGTGCAGCACGCGTGGCGCAAGCACGCGAACTGCTGGCCGCGATCGAGGCGGACACACCGGTACTGTTGAGTTACGAGCGCAACGGCAAGCCCGCAACGTTGTCGCTCACGCCGAAGGTCGATGACCGGGTGATGGTCATGCAAGGGCCGGGAGGCGCGTCATTCGATGGCGACGTCAAGGTCCTCGTCGGCGACGATGGCGCTGTTCGCGAAATCGCCGCCGACCGCATCCATGTGCAGGCAGGCGAAGCCCGTGCACATGCCGTCGAAGCACGGGCCCGCGCGCTCGCGGCGCGCGAACGCACCGAGTGGGTGATGGTTGCGCCGGACGTGCGCACCGAGGTGATCCGCCTGGGCAGCGACTGCAAGGGCGACGACTGCAAGCTGCCGGTGCTCGCCGAGGCGTTCCGCTGGAACGGCCTGAACCTGGCCTCGGTGGATGCCGGGTTGGGCCGCTATTTCGGCGCCAGCACCGGCGTGCTGGTGCTCAGCACCGGCAAGGAGCTGGAGGGTCTGCAGGCCGGCGACGTGATCCGCAGCATCGGCGGCAAGGACGTCGGCAGTCCGCGTGAGGCGATGGATGCGCTGCGCGCGCAGCCGGCCGGCGGCAAGGTCGCCATCAGCTACCTGCGCGACCGCAACGTCGCCACTGCACAGGTCAACGTGCCGAAGGCCATGACCTTCATGCTGCCGCGCGTTGCCGCCGCGCCGCGCGTACCCGGCAAGCCCGGCGCGATCGAGCATCGCAAGATGGTCATCGTCGGCAGCGACGGCAAGGTGCAGACCTTCGAGGGTGGCGATGGCTTGGCTCCGCACGCACTCCCGAAGGACGGGCCGCGCGTCGAGAAGCGCCGCTACGTGATGGTCGACAAGGACGGCAAGCGGATGGAATGGGAGGGCGACGCCGGCGACACCGCACCCGCCTGGGTGCAGGCCTTGCCGAAGGATGCGTCGCAGCGACAGGTGCGCAAGATCGTGATGGTCGATGCCGACGGCAAGACCACCGAAATCGAAACCTACGACCCGCCACCACCGCCCGCGCCGCCCGCGCCACCTGCTCCGCCGGCACCACCGTCGCCAGCGGGGCGCTGA
- a CDS encoding RNA polymerase sigma factor, with product MAGHSSFAIDVPTALLARVRHGERDAFEQVYRWFERPVFTLALRICGDRSEADEVLQETMLKVWSSIDGFRGDGGTPFWGWLRQVAVNEALMQLRRGRRLAAELDGVDTDEFAEDLASPPPAAADAALLQRVLEQLPHATRSVLWLYHGEGYTHEEIATAMQRSASFSKSQLARGTRRLRSLLQVPEPAGDARTYEKEQAHA from the coding sequence ATGGCCGGACACTCCAGCTTCGCGATCGACGTCCCTACCGCCCTGCTCGCCCGCGTGCGACACGGCGAACGGGATGCGTTCGAGCAGGTGTACCGCTGGTTCGAGCGGCCGGTATTCACACTGGCGCTGCGGATCTGCGGCGACCGCAGCGAGGCCGACGAGGTGCTGCAGGAGACGATGTTGAAAGTATGGTCCTCCATCGACGGCTTCCGTGGCGATGGCGGCACGCCGTTCTGGGGATGGTTGCGACAGGTCGCGGTCAACGAGGCACTGATGCAGCTGCGTCGCGGGCGTCGACTCGCAGCGGAACTGGATGGGGTGGACACCGACGAGTTCGCCGAGGACCTCGCATCGCCACCACCCGCCGCAGCCGATGCCGCGCTGCTGCAACGCGTCCTGGAGCAGTTGCCGCATGCGACCCGCAGCGTGCTGTGGCTGTACCACGGCGAAGGCTATACCCATGAAGAAATCGCCACCGCAATGCAACGCAGCGCGAGCTTCTCCAAATCGCAACTCGCGCGCGGCACCCGCCGCTTGCGCAGCCTGCTGCAGGTTCCCGAACCCGCAGGCGATGCACGCACCTATGAGAAGGAGCAGGCGCATGCCTGA
- a CDS encoding NfeD family protein, which translates to MRWDVFAWAAFALVLFAAEAVLPGAFMLWLGFAAAAVFVAVWLLPVEVPLLAQVAAFVALSFVSIRIYQRWFRGRERDSDQPALNRRTAALVGRMAVLDRAIVDGRGRVQIADAYWDVAGPDLPAGARVRIIGGDAMTLQVEAAE; encoded by the coding sequence ATGCGCTGGGACGTGTTCGCATGGGCGGCCTTCGCGCTGGTCCTGTTCGCCGCCGAGGCGGTATTGCCCGGTGCGTTCATGCTGTGGCTCGGCTTCGCCGCGGCGGCGGTGTTCGTCGCGGTGTGGTTGCTGCCGGTCGAGGTGCCGCTGCTCGCCCAGGTTGCCGCATTCGTGGCGCTCAGCTTCGTGTCGATCCGCATCTACCAGCGCTGGTTCCGTGGTCGCGAGCGCGACAGCGACCAGCCAGCGCTCAATCGCCGCACCGCTGCGCTGGTGGGGCGGATGGCGGTGCTGGACCGCGCCATCGTCGATGGCCGCGGTCGCGTGCAGATCGCCGATGCCTATTGGGATGTCGCCGGCCCGGACCTGCCGGCGGGCGCTCGCGTGCGGATCATCGGTGGCGATGCGATGACCCTGCAGGTCGAAGCGGCCGAATGA
- a CDS encoding Hemin transport protein, which yields MRSLPHPHELAALGAVLCLYRAHAGSELDGWSQALRVSSARELDSDGLCESLQFFDRDGDCCWRLYLLPDTDFLAWERLLAGLPAQARPEPGLGIRERLWRRVARHLGGPVWRANVLRFHAPPAGPGFAEQSLLAASLPRLSACGADVARRIVQREGVACGGLIDECCCRQAANRTTLAQGQDDAARAVGSNTRTWA from the coding sequence GTGAGGTCGCTGCCGCATCCGCACGAACTGGCCGCACTGGGCGCGGTGCTGTGCCTGTATCGCGCGCATGCCGGCAGCGAGCTGGATGGCTGGTCGCAGGCATTGCGGGTGAGCAGTGCTCGCGAACTCGACAGCGATGGCCTGTGCGAGAGCCTGCAGTTCTTCGATCGCGATGGTGATTGCTGCTGGCGTTTGTACCTGCTGCCGGACACCGACTTCCTGGCTTGGGAGCGCCTGCTTGCAGGGTTGCCCGCGCAGGCTCGGCCGGAGCCGGGACTCGGCATCCGCGAACGCCTGTGGCGACGGGTCGCCCGGCACTTGGGTGGCCCGGTGTGGCGGGCGAACGTGCTGCGCTTCCACGCACCGCCCGCAGGCCCGGGTTTCGCGGAGCAGTCGTTGCTGGCCGCCAGCCTGCCGCGGCTGTCGGCCTGCGGCGCGGACGTGGCTCGACGCATCGTCCAGCGCGAAGGCGTGGCCTGCGGCGGCCTGATCGACGAATGCTGCTGCCGGCAGGCGGCGAACCGCACCACGCTGGCGCAGGGACAAGACGACGCCGCGCGAGCAGTCGGCTCCAACACGAGGACATGGGCATGA
- a CDS encoding SPFH domain-containing protein yields MGTILALILLFAGVIILFKTVRMVPQGYEWTVERFGKYTHTMTPGLHFLVPVVYGVGRKINMMEQVMDVPSQDVITKDNAVVKVDGVVYFQVLDAAKAAYEVATLEIAILNLVMTNIRTSIGSMDLDESLSKRDEINAKVLVAVDQATHPWGLKVNRIELKDIQPPRDLVDSMARQMKAEREKRANILEAEGFRQAAILKAEGEKQSVILEAEGEKEAAFRQAEARERLAEAEAKATQMVSDAIASGNVQAINYFVAQKYIEAFKALAEGPNQKFVLMPMESAGVIGSLGGIAELAKEALDRQPGGTLIASSKPVA; encoded by the coding sequence ATGGGCACGATTCTCGCGCTGATCCTGCTGTTCGCCGGCGTCATCATCCTGTTCAAGACCGTGCGGATGGTGCCGCAAGGGTACGAATGGACGGTGGAGCGCTTCGGCAAGTACACCCACACCATGACCCCGGGCCTGCATTTCCTGGTGCCGGTGGTCTACGGCGTCGGCCGCAAGATCAACATGATGGAACAGGTGATGGACGTGCCGAGCCAGGACGTCATCACCAAGGACAACGCGGTGGTGAAAGTCGACGGCGTGGTCTATTTCCAGGTGCTGGATGCCGCCAAGGCCGCGTACGAAGTCGCCACTCTGGAGATCGCCATCCTCAACCTGGTGATGACCAATATCCGCACCTCGATCGGCTCGATGGACCTGGACGAATCGCTGTCCAAGCGCGACGAGATCAATGCCAAGGTGCTGGTCGCGGTCGACCAGGCCACCCATCCGTGGGGATTGAAGGTCAACCGCATCGAACTGAAGGACATCCAGCCGCCGCGCGACCTGGTCGACTCGATGGCCCGGCAGATGAAGGCCGAGCGCGAGAAGCGCGCCAACATCCTGGAAGCCGAGGGCTTCCGCCAGGCCGCGATCCTCAAGGCCGAGGGCGAGAAGCAGTCGGTGATCCTCGAAGCCGAGGGCGAGAAGGAAGCCGCATTCCGCCAGGCCGAAGCGCGCGAGCGCCTGGCCGAGGCCGAGGCCAAGGCGACGCAGATGGTCTCGGACGCGATCGCTTCCGGCAACGTGCAGGCGATCAATTACTTCGTCGCGCAGAAATACATCGAGGCGTTCAAGGCGCTGGCCGAAGGCCCGAACCAGAAGTTCGTGCTGATGCCGATGGAGTCGGCGGGCGTGATCGGTTCGCTGGGCGGCATCGCCGAACTGGCGAAGGAAGCGCTGGATCGTCAACCCGGCGGCACGCTGATCGCCAGCAGCAAGCCGGTGGCCTGA